From Acidobacteriota bacterium, the proteins below share one genomic window:
- a CDS encoding HD domain-containing protein — MAIGTLTIAASILDVLTGQPVPSEHWIPLAAFTFVSGWLSVKLPSVSATISISETFVFAGTLLCGPAVGVLLCVLDALALCVKHARRGNLRWEQVLFNLAAAPFSIWCAAWIAGIDQPLTNVRLDAHLALVLGTFTLLYFLLNSWLITFAIASEQRTAPHRVWWTSFTELSVNFAAGASIAAFLVVNGSAVDPTFIGVILPLLLVIYFTYRWSLKHVETERDKVHELNRVFLSTVEAMALAIDAKDQVTHGHIRRVQRFTMALAEALGVKSQKELDALRAAALLHDTGKLAVPEYILNKPGPLTAAEFERMKVHADVGADILKSIEFPYPVEPIVRHHHERWDGTGYPKGLKGQEIPFGARILAVVDCYDALTSDRPYRPRMTRQQAEQELKDKRGSAYDPWVVDNFLKILDRLEQADIADQRLATIHDRDSAARTIAPAQLEVIAATTAEEREFNELRRDLPRCTSFESAADVLLRHLRRVIPAASFALYVPITDRNELKVAAQSGVATSVFEGLVVPVGERVSGWVFAHSQVVLNSDASLEFGPIARSLPIPLRYAAAVPVIDRRTLAVIGAFGSDPFEKDHRRIMESAATLFAASITLPSANRFGHDQLLPTGTAGRSLLH, encoded by the coding sequence GTGGCGATCGGAACCCTGACAATTGCAGCCAGCATCCTCGACGTCCTGACGGGACAGCCAGTACCCTCCGAACACTGGATTCCACTTGCCGCATTCACATTTGTAAGCGGCTGGTTGTCTGTCAAGCTCCCGTCGGTCTCCGCGACGATATCGATTTCAGAAACGTTCGTCTTTGCCGGCACTCTCCTTTGCGGTCCGGCGGTTGGCGTCTTGCTCTGTGTGCTGGACGCGCTCGCCCTTTGCGTAAAGCACGCCCGACGCGGCAACTTGCGGTGGGAGCAGGTTCTCTTCAATTTGGCCGCCGCCCCATTTTCAATTTGGTGTGCGGCGTGGATCGCCGGAATCGATCAGCCGCTCACGAACGTTAGGCTCGATGCTCACCTCGCGCTCGTGCTCGGGACCTTCACCTTGCTCTATTTCTTGCTGAATAGTTGGCTGATCACCTTCGCCATCGCATCTGAGCAGAGAACGGCGCCCCATCGAGTATGGTGGACGAGTTTTACAGAGTTGTCTGTGAACTTTGCCGCCGGCGCTTCGATTGCGGCATTTCTGGTCGTGAACGGCAGTGCGGTGGACCCGACTTTCATTGGGGTCATTCTTCCCCTGCTACTGGTCATCTACTTCACCTATCGATGGTCGCTGAAGCACGTAGAGACTGAGCGGGACAAAGTTCACGAACTGAACAGAGTGTTCCTATCGACCGTTGAGGCAATGGCGCTGGCGATTGACGCCAAGGACCAAGTGACGCACGGCCACATCCGGAGGGTCCAACGATTCACTATGGCCCTCGCTGAAGCGCTTGGCGTCAAGTCACAGAAGGAACTGGACGCTCTGAGAGCAGCGGCCCTTCTACACGACACCGGCAAGCTAGCTGTCCCAGAGTACATCCTCAACAAACCAGGCCCACTGACGGCGGCAGAGTTCGAGCGCATGAAAGTACATGCCGATGTCGGCGCAGATATCTTGAAATCGATCGAATTCCCTTACCCGGTCGAGCCAATCGTGCGCCACCATCACGAGCGCTGGGATGGTACGGGGTACCCGAAGGGGCTGAAAGGACAGGAGATCCCATTCGGCGCCAGAATCTTGGCCGTCGTGGATTGCTACGACGCTCTGACTTCGGATCGGCCATATAGGCCGCGGATGACCCGACAACAAGCCGAGCAGGAACTGAAGGACAAGCGTGGAAGCGCCTATGACCCTTGGGTCGTTGACAATTTCCTAAAGATCTTGGATCGGCTCGAACAAGCCGATATCGCAGACCAGCGACTGGCGACGATTCATGACCGAGATAGCGCCGCACGAACCATTGCCCCAGCGCAATTGGAGGTCATCGCCGCTACAACGGCGGAGGAACGGGAGTTCAACGAACTGCGGCGGGATCTCCCGCGATGCACGAGCTTCGAATCAGCAGCGGATGTCCTGTTGAGACATCTTCGTCGGGTGATTCCGGCAGCGAGCTTCGCCCTCTACGTTCCAATCACTGACCGGAACGAGTTGAAGGTCGCCGCGCAGTCTGGTGTCGCGACTTCCGTCTTCGAGGGCCTTGTTGTTCCGGTAGGCGAACGGGTGTCCGGCTGGGTATTCGCTCACTCGCAGGTCGTGCTCAACTCCGATGCGAGCCTTGAGTTTGGCCCAATCGCGCGATCGCTACCAATTCCGCTGCGTTATGCTGCGGCCGTGCCCGTGATTGATAGAAGAACGCTCGCGGTAATCGGGGCGTTCGGCTCGGATCCCTTCGAGAAGGATCACCGGCGCATAATGGAGAGCGCGGCCACGCTTTTCGCCGCGTCGATTACTCTGCCGAGCGCGAACCGATTCGGGCACGATCAACTTCTGCCAACCGGCACAGCCGGCCGCTCGCTCCTTCATTAG
- a CDS encoding S8 family serine peptidase, which translates to MKRLPSRSLPVSGLCLFLGLSFVFLQPQVADAQQRRAKLSKGLEEGLRGSERLRVLVEGPQDEVDRIASRYGVRVLKRLEMGALVSGTGAQLGAVAGDGNVSALTADDVVTSTMSVTTQATGANQLWAGRSGGNFSGLTGAGVGVAVVDSGIAQHPDVENRVRLRVDFVNDGSGEADGYGHGTHVAGIIAGGGKGSRGDEGTAYIGMAPGAELVSLRVLAADGTGYVSDVILAIEWAIKHKDRYKLRVLNLSLGHEATQAYDVDPLARAVERAVAAGLIVVASAGNLGKSADGTAVVGMVVSPGDTPGAITVGALNTHATVGRADDTVATYSSRGPVGDPEDPSSWRIKPDLVAPGNAVVAAGAYGSHLWNLLPERQVIGASGGTYLTLSGSSMATAVVTGAVAQVLQARPDLTPAQAKFVLQVTAEQLPNAGLIEQGAGSLNVVLAAALASGGDLSTMPTSVVIGGGPVAAGGLAFFDKTVSATLARADITMLGNTALWHGAVGGDAIIWGHQSAAVDSNAIIWGHRTAAVDPNAIIWGHRSTAVDPNAIIWGHRSTAVDPNAIIWGHRSVAVDPNAIIWGHRSAAVDSNAIIWGHRSAAVDPNAIIWGHRSTAVDPNAIIWGHRTAAVDPNAIIWGHRSAAVDPNAIIWGHRSTAVDPNAIIWGHRTAAVDPNAIIWGHRAGVLDANTVISGQ; encoded by the coding sequence ATGAAGCGGCTTCCCTCCCGATCGCTCCCCGTTTCCGGCCTTTGTCTGTTTCTCGGCCTGTCGTTCGTGTTCCTGCAGCCCCAAGTCGCCGATGCGCAGCAGCGGCGAGCGAAGCTGTCGAAGGGGCTCGAGGAGGGCCTCCGAGGATCCGAGCGGCTGCGTGTCCTCGTCGAGGGCCCACAGGACGAGGTGGACCGCATCGCGTCCCGATACGGCGTGCGGGTGCTGAAGCGGCTGGAGATGGGCGCGCTCGTGTCGGGGACCGGGGCGCAGCTCGGGGCCGTCGCGGGCGACGGGAACGTCTCGGCGCTGACGGCCGACGACGTGGTCACGAGCACGATGAGCGTGACGACGCAGGCCACCGGCGCCAACCAACTGTGGGCGGGCCGGAGCGGCGGCAATTTCAGCGGGCTGACCGGCGCTGGCGTTGGCGTGGCGGTCGTCGACTCGGGCATTGCCCAACATCCCGACGTCGAGAACCGGGTTCGCCTCCGCGTGGACTTCGTCAACGACGGCTCGGGCGAGGCCGACGGCTACGGGCACGGCACGCACGTGGCCGGCATCATTGCCGGCGGCGGGAAAGGCAGCCGCGGCGACGAGGGCACGGCGTACATCGGGATGGCGCCGGGGGCCGAGCTCGTCAGCCTTCGGGTGCTGGCGGCGGACGGGACGGGCTACGTCTCGGACGTGATCCTGGCGATCGAGTGGGCGATCAAGCACAAGGACCGCTACAAGCTGCGCGTCCTGAACCTGTCGCTCGGGCACGAAGCGACGCAGGCTTATGACGTCGATCCGCTGGCCCGCGCGGTCGAGCGCGCCGTGGCCGCCGGCCTCATCGTCGTCGCATCGGCCGGCAATCTCGGCAAGTCGGCGGACGGCACCGCCGTTGTCGGCATGGTCGTGTCGCCTGGCGATACGCCGGGCGCCATCACGGTCGGCGCGTTGAACACGCACGCGACGGTCGGCCGCGCCGACGACACCGTGGCGACGTACAGCTCGCGTGGTCCGGTCGGCGATCCGGAGGATCCGTCGAGCTGGCGCATCAAGCCGGACCTCGTCGCGCCGGGCAACGCCGTCGTCGCGGCGGGCGCGTACGGCAGTCATCTCTGGAACCTGCTACCGGAGCGGCAGGTGATCGGGGCGTCGGGCGGGACGTATCTCACGCTGTCGGGGTCGAGCATGGCGACGGCGGTCGTCACGGGCGCCGTTGCGCAAGTGCTGCAGGCGCGTCCGGACTTGACGCCGGCGCAGGCGAAGTTCGTGCTGCAGGTGACGGCGGAGCAGCTTCCCAATGCCGGGCTCATCGAGCAGGGCGCGGGCAGCCTGAACGTCGTGCTCGCGGCCGCGCTCGCGTCGGGCGGCGATCTGTCGACGATGCCGACGTCGGTCGTGATCGGCGGCGGGCCGGTGGCCGCCGGCGGCCTGGCCTTCTTCGACAAGACCGTGTCGGCGACGCTCGCGCGCGCAGACATCACGATGCTCGGCAACACCGCGTTGTGGCACGGAGCGGTGGGCGGGGATGCGATCATCTGGGGCCATCAGAGCGCGGCCGTTGACTCGAACGCCATCATTTGGGGGCACCGCACCGCCGCCGTTGATCCCAATGCGATTATCTGGGGGCATCGCAGCACCGCCGTCGATCCGAACGCCATCATTTGGGGGCATCGCAGCACCGCCGTTGATCCCAATGCGATTATCTGGGGCCATCGCAGCGTGGCCGTCGACCCGAACGCCATCATCTGGGGGCATCGGAGCGCGGCCGTCGACTCGAACGCCATCATCTGGGGCCATCGCAGCGCCGCCGTCGATCCGAACGCCATCATCTGGGGGCATCGCAGCACCGCCGTTGATCCCAATGCCATCATCTGGGGGCACCGCACGGCCGCCGTTGATCCCAACGCCATCATCTGGGGCCATCGCAGTGCCGCCGTCGATCCGAACGCCATCATTTGGGGGCATCGCAGCACCGCCGTTGATCCCAACGCGATCATCTGGGGGCATCGCACCGCCGCCGTCGACCCGAATGCCATCATCTGGGGCCATCGAGCCGGGGTCCTCGACGCCAACACTGTCATTTCAGGCCAGTAG
- a CDS encoding M48 family metalloprotease encodes MKAGRVLVLLLVAAGCATNPATGKRQIMLMSEQQEIGIGRENDAAVRKQMGVYKDDELQRYVASVGMRLAQAAHRPALPWTFTVVDEPAVNAFALPGGFIYLTRGILPFLKNEAELAAVLGHEIGHVDARHSAQQYSSQTLAGGGLALLGILVPETRPAQGLASLGLQTLFLKFSREDELEADGLGVGYTARSGWDPHGMPGLLGTLARLDEATGTSRGVPNWALTHPPAADRVTKVQEAVASAPAGERAVNPAALERRLDGLVFGDSREKGIVRGNEFVHPLLQFAVRFPDGWTIQNSDEQVVAQRPEASNVAMLLELAQGSSGNLQQYAPAMMAEAGWQQLSGGRTQINGLDAYVGTYQGAVNNTRAGLRAAHVRAGNQVYVVAGLAPASQFSGAQQTFDTAIHTFRTLSRQEADRIQPNRIDFYEVRGGETWDSIARGPGDSIVKPSTLAIMNGRDPGTPPRAGERVRIVVRG; translated from the coding sequence ATGAAAGCGGGTCGGGTGCTCGTGTTGCTGCTCGTCGCCGCCGGATGCGCGACCAACCCGGCGACCGGCAAGCGGCAGATCATGCTGATGTCCGAGCAGCAGGAAATCGGGATCGGCCGCGAGAACGACGCCGCCGTTCGGAAGCAGATGGGCGTGTACAAGGATGACGAGCTGCAGCGCTACGTGGCGAGCGTCGGCATGCGCCTGGCTCAGGCTGCCCATCGTCCGGCGCTGCCCTGGACCTTCACCGTCGTCGACGAGCCGGCCGTCAACGCGTTCGCGCTGCCGGGCGGCTTCATCTACCTCACCCGAGGCATCCTGCCGTTCCTGAAGAACGAGGCCGAGCTCGCCGCCGTGCTCGGCCACGAGATCGGGCACGTCGACGCCCGCCATTCCGCGCAGCAATACTCGAGTCAGACGCTGGCGGGCGGGGGGCTGGCGCTGCTCGGCATCCTCGTGCCTGAAACGCGCCCCGCTCAGGGATTGGCCAGCCTCGGGTTGCAGACCCTCTTCCTGAAGTTCAGCCGCGAGGACGAGCTCGAAGCAGACGGGCTCGGCGTCGGCTACACGGCGAGGAGCGGATGGGATCCGCACGGCATGCCCGGGCTGCTCGGCACGCTCGCGCGGCTCGACGAGGCGACGGGCACGAGCCGCGGCGTGCCCAATTGGGCGCTGACCCACCCGCCCGCAGCGGACCGCGTCACGAAGGTGCAGGAAGCCGTCGCGAGCGCGCCGGCGGGAGAGCGGGCGGTGAACCCGGCGGCGCTCGAGCGGCGGCTCGACGGGCTGGTGTTCGGCGACAGCCGCGAAAAAGGGATCGTCCGGGGCAACGAGTTCGTGCACCCCCTCCTGCAGTTCGCCGTCCGATTCCCCGACGGCTGGACGATTCAGAACAGCGACGAGCAAGTGGTGGCGCAGAGGCCCGAAGCCTCCAACGTCGCGATGTTGCTGGAGCTGGCGCAGGGCAGCTCGGGGAACCTGCAGCAGTACGCGCCCGCGATGATGGCCGAGGCCGGCTGGCAGCAGCTCAGCGGCGGACGGACGCAGATCAACGGCCTCGATGCGTACGTGGGGACGTATCAGGGCGCCGTCAACAACACCAGGGCCGGCCTGCGCGCCGCTCACGTCCGGGCCGGCAATCAGGTCTACGTGGTCGCCGGCCTGGCGCCGGCATCGCAATTCTCCGGCGCGCAACAGACGTTCGACACCGCGATCCACACGTTCCGCACGTTGTCGCGCCAGGAAGCGGATCGCATCCAGCCGAATCGGATCGACTTCTACGAGGTGCGCGGCGGCGAGACCTGGGATTCGATCGCGCGCGGTCCGGGTGACTCCATCGTCAAACCGTCGACGCTGGCCATCATGAACGGCCGCGATCCCGGCACCCCGCCGAGAGCAGGGGAACGCGTGCGGATCGTCGTCCGCGGATGA